A region from the Leptospirillum ferriphilum ML-04 genome encodes:
- a CDS encoding sigma-54-dependent transcriptional regulator encodes MSPDESNVLVVDDEREMGLALRESLSRDGFHVDWAKNGQEALTRFKQEGPYQWVISDLRMPEGDGWSLLESLRQISPATRVILMTAFGTVPQAVDAMRMGAVDFVMKPFSPEELRKKLTASAGRRTPDAGRPVWEAVSRPILTRDPGLIGVLKMLDGVARTPATILIEGESGTGKELLARYVHERSPRVHRPFVAVNCAALPESLLESELFGYEKGAFSGALARKIGKFELAHTGTLLLDEIGEMDLALQAKLLRVIQEREVDRVGGASPVPVDIRIVATTNRNMKEMVKTGQFREDLYYRLRVFPVRVPALRQRPADIVLLANHFREKFRLEHMEVGELTAEAVECLRSASFPGNVRELENVIIQAAFLAGGGDIGPEHLLSLGGEETNGLSSAFSTPPKEQKTGDGFSLNGVRPGQSVWEVERELIRVTLEACGQNRTQAAKMLGISVRTLRNKLNEYGMGLQDSSGGEEMGEEGEKFAGSELSKKR; translated from the coding sequence GTGAGTCCGGACGAGTCGAATGTTCTTGTTGTTGATGACGAGAGAGAAATGGGTCTCGCCCTGCGCGAAAGCCTGTCCCGGGACGGATTTCATGTGGACTGGGCCAAAAACGGACAGGAGGCCCTGACCCGCTTCAAACAGGAAGGTCCCTACCAGTGGGTGATCAGCGACCTCCGGATGCCGGAAGGGGACGGGTGGTCTCTTCTGGAGTCTCTCCGTCAAATCAGTCCGGCCACACGCGTCATTTTGATGACGGCGTTCGGAACAGTTCCCCAGGCGGTCGATGCCATGCGCATGGGGGCCGTCGATTTTGTCATGAAGCCATTTTCTCCGGAGGAGTTAAGGAAAAAGCTGACGGCGTCCGCGGGACGGAGAACGCCGGATGCCGGACGACCGGTCTGGGAAGCCGTGAGCCGACCGATTCTGACGAGAGATCCCGGATTGATCGGGGTCCTGAAAATGCTGGACGGCGTGGCCCGCACGCCGGCGACGATTCTGATCGAAGGGGAAAGCGGGACCGGAAAGGAACTCCTGGCACGGTATGTCCACGAGCGTTCTCCCAGGGTGCATCGGCCCTTTGTCGCCGTGAACTGCGCCGCGCTGCCGGAAAGTCTTCTGGAGTCCGAGCTTTTCGGTTATGAAAAAGGGGCGTTTTCCGGAGCGCTGGCGAGAAAAATCGGCAAATTCGAGCTGGCGCATACAGGAACCCTCCTCCTCGACGAAATCGGGGAAATGGACCTGGCATTGCAGGCCAAGCTTCTGCGCGTCATCCAGGAACGGGAAGTCGACCGGGTCGGGGGAGCCAGTCCGGTGCCGGTCGATATCCGGATTGTTGCGACCACCAACCGGAACATGAAAGAAATGGTCAAGACCGGACAGTTTCGGGAAGATCTCTATTACAGGCTCCGCGTCTTTCCGGTCCGGGTCCCCGCACTCCGGCAAAGACCGGCCGATATCGTTCTTCTGGCGAACCATTTCCGGGAGAAATTTCGCCTGGAGCACATGGAAGTCGGAGAATTGACGGCCGAAGCCGTCGAATGCCTCCGTTCGGCCAGCTTTCCGGGCAATGTCCGCGAACTGGAAAATGTCATCATTCAGGCGGCTTTTCTTGCCGGCGGGGGAGACATTGGTCCGGAACACCTTCTTTCCCTTGGAGGAGAGGAGACGAACGGCTTGTCTTCGGCGTTTTCCACTCCTCCGAAAGAACAAAAGACGGGAGACGGTTTCTCTCTGAACGGGGTTCGGCCAGGGCAATCCGTCTGGGAAGTGGAACGCGAACTGATCCGCGTCACCCTTGAAGCGTGCGGACAGAACAGGACGCAGGCGGCGAAAATGCTCGGGATCAGCGTCCGGACCCTTCGCAATAAACTGAATGAATACGGAATGGGCCTCCAGGATTCTTCCGGCGGGGAGGAAATGGGAGAAGAGGGGGAAAAATTTGCCGGGTCCGAGTTGTCAAAAAAGCGGTAA
- a CDS encoding epoxyqueuosine reductase, with protein sequence MKNKLDGDNLLTGEQAPDEPEEDLSRARRILGETLVEFPCAAVLSDPPDRPDFPRLLEWLERGDHGRMDWMKRRPERRRSLGEGYPGYRSVVIALLPVAGKGEPVHVFGTSVRIARYAEGPDYHQVFMERFRRVIERIRPLLDSGDRPLVKPDHGALLEKSLAMEAGLGTLGKNTLLINPLLGSHFTIGSLLLKTPLASVKGPFSGFSPCGNCTRCLDACPTNAFRGPYRLDARRCLSYLTIEEPEDDERALRRTSGEDWLFGCDVCQDTCPHNGSRSRREMSGREPFLSEKRVVNHPEDLIEWVRTNPSMGRVSLDTLRERVQEITSVKSGRISGFPKRRD encoded by the coding sequence GTGAAAAACAAACTGGACGGGGACAACCTTCTGACCGGAGAGCAGGCGCCGGATGAACCGGAGGAGGATCTGTCGCGTGCCCGCCGGATCCTCGGGGAAACCCTCGTTGAGTTTCCCTGTGCGGCTGTTTTGTCGGACCCTCCGGACCGTCCGGACTTTCCGCGTCTTCTGGAATGGCTGGAGAGGGGGGACCATGGCCGAATGGACTGGATGAAGCGCCGTCCTGAAAGACGGAGGTCTCTCGGGGAAGGTTATCCGGGTTACCGGTCCGTTGTGATCGCCCTGCTTCCGGTGGCGGGAAAAGGAGAACCCGTCCACGTGTTCGGGACGTCTGTCCGGATTGCCCGTTATGCCGAAGGACCGGACTATCATCAGGTCTTTATGGAGCGCTTCCGTCGGGTCATCGAACGGATAAGACCCCTTCTGGATTCCGGGGACCGTCCACTTGTCAAACCGGACCATGGAGCGCTGCTGGAAAAATCGTTGGCGATGGAAGCCGGACTGGGAACCCTCGGAAAGAATACCCTTCTGATCAATCCCCTCCTCGGTTCCCATTTTACGATCGGCTCTCTTCTTCTGAAAACGCCCCTGGCGTCTGTCAAAGGGCCCTTTTCAGGGTTTTCCCCGTGCGGGAACTGCACCCGGTGTCTCGACGCCTGTCCGACAAACGCCTTTCGTGGACCTTACCGGCTCGACGCACGCCGCTGTCTGTCCTATCTCACGATTGAGGAGCCGGAGGATGACGAAAGAGCATTGCGCCGGACCTCCGGGGAAGACTGGCTGTTCGGGTGCGACGTCTGTCAGGACACCTGTCCGCACAACGGTTCCCGCTCCCGGAGGGAAATGTCAGGCCGGGAACCCTTTTTGTCAGAAAAAAGGGTTGTCAATCACCCGGAAGATCTAATAGAGTGGGTCCGTACAAATCCGTCCATGGGCCGGGTTTCTTTGGACACTTTAAGGGAAAGGGTTCAGGAAATCACTTCTGTCAAATCCGGCCGGATATCCGGTTTTCCGAAACGGAGAGATTGA
- the fliF gene encoding flagellar basal-body MS-ring/collar protein FliF, with the protein MDALRQIFQNLLDRFMQMPVARRMTVLVVFVGMVAGGVFFSMMEKSGGDGVLFSNLSPGDSMAIQGRLNRLGVPYHLSKKGSVIRVPSGQVYALRMELADEGLPRHHGAGFDLFNHPSLATTDFVQRVQYLEALQTELDRTIEEMTPIALARVSIVLPRRTVFLREPDQSHASVLVRLKPGMTLEHPQVNGIVHLVANAVPGLSASRVTVVDTEGQILNRKRRGLVPGELTEAQLSYQREVEQSVQHQLQSMLDKVLGPDQSVVRVSAELNFRQVEKSSRTWDPNGRVLKDREQIREKSTGSRILPIGVPGVLSNMPGANGKVASPPMGPKNTAETRYSKKKQIAHYHVSRTDQHVTEPVGNLRRISVSVLVNAVPVTIQSKTGPKTVMQPRDPKEIQDFTRIVQNAIGFDSARGDQVVVLSVPFSGTAAPSPKNIDQSFQEKLAPFVPLLEIFLGGLLLVIFSLLVLRPLLKAMVQWKPEVSPMQPAEGPPLGKAEVAETVRSSRDEVARMTQEDPGQAATVVRSWLKEK; encoded by the coding sequence ATGGATGCGTTGAGGCAGATTTTCCAGAATCTTCTGGACCGGTTCATGCAAATGCCCGTCGCCAGACGAATGACGGTTCTTGTGGTTTTTGTCGGGATGGTGGCCGGCGGCGTCTTCTTTTCGATGATGGAAAAGTCGGGCGGGGACGGCGTTCTCTTTTCGAACCTTTCCCCCGGGGATTCGATGGCCATCCAGGGGCGCCTGAACCGTCTGGGGGTCCCCTATCATCTGTCGAAAAAGGGAAGCGTCATCCGGGTCCCGAGCGGACAGGTCTACGCCCTTCGAATGGAACTGGCCGATGAAGGTCTTCCCCGCCATCATGGAGCCGGTTTCGATCTCTTCAACCACCCTTCCCTGGCGACAACGGACTTCGTGCAACGGGTGCAGTATCTGGAAGCGCTTCAGACCGAACTGGACCGGACCATCGAAGAAATGACTCCCATCGCGCTGGCCCGGGTGTCGATCGTTCTGCCCCGGCGCACGGTGTTTCTCCGGGAGCCGGACCAGTCGCATGCTTCGGTCCTCGTCCGGCTGAAGCCCGGGATGACGCTCGAGCATCCCCAGGTCAACGGGATCGTCCACCTGGTCGCCAATGCCGTCCCGGGTCTGTCTGCCAGCCGGGTGACCGTGGTCGATACAGAGGGACAGATCCTGAACCGGAAACGGCGTGGGCTCGTTCCGGGAGAATTGACCGAAGCCCAGCTCTCTTACCAGAGGGAAGTCGAGCAATCGGTCCAGCATCAGCTTCAGTCCATGCTCGACAAGGTTCTGGGGCCGGATCAGTCCGTGGTCCGCGTCAGCGCCGAGCTCAATTTTCGCCAGGTCGAAAAATCGAGCCGGACATGGGACCCCAACGGAAGAGTCCTGAAAGACCGGGAACAGATTCGTGAAAAATCGACGGGCAGCCGCATTCTCCCCATCGGTGTGCCCGGGGTCCTGTCGAACATGCCCGGTGCCAACGGGAAAGTGGCGTCTCCACCGATGGGTCCCAAAAACACCGCGGAAACCCGGTATTCGAAGAAGAAACAGATCGCTCACTATCATGTCAGCCGCACCGACCAGCATGTGACCGAACCGGTCGGGAACCTGCGCCGGATTTCGGTTTCGGTACTGGTCAATGCGGTTCCGGTCACGATCCAGTCGAAAACCGGGCCGAAAACGGTCATGCAGCCCCGGGATCCCAAGGAAATCCAGGATTTCACCCGGATCGTCCAGAACGCGATCGGTTTTGACAGTGCACGAGGGGATCAGGTGGTGGTTCTTTCCGTCCCCTTCAGCGGAACGGCTGCCCCGTCTCCGAAGAACATCGACCAGAGCTTCCAGGAAAAGCTGGCTCCGTTCGTTCCCCTGCTCGAAATTTTCCTGGGAGGTCTGTTGCTGGTGATCTTCAGTCTCCTTGTTCTCCGTCCGCTTTTGAAAGCGATGGTGCAGTGGAAGCCGGAGGTGTCCCCGATGCAGCCGGCAGAAGGTCCGCCCCTTGGAAAGGCCGAAGTGGCCGAGACGGTCCGGTCTTCCCGGGATGAGGTCGCCCGGATGACCCAGGAAGATCCGGGACAGGCCGCCACCGTGGTTCGAAGCTGGCTGAAGGAAAAGTAG
- the flgC gene encoding flagellar basal body rod protein FlgC, with protein sequence MGFSDAMRIAAGGMEAERVRMNVLAGNLANSQSVHGNPRGVFERRDVIFAAVRPGHSFFDVLRSPRESPVKEVRVMGMVRDPRPLNRVYDPGSPDADRSGYVLRPNVSKLEEMVNLLDASRAYESNLTALDDTKQMARKDLTIHV encoded by the coding sequence ATGGGGTTTTCGGATGCCATGCGGATCGCGGCGGGAGGGATGGAGGCCGAACGCGTCCGGATGAACGTTCTGGCGGGCAATCTCGCGAACAGTCAGTCCGTCCACGGAAACCCCCGTGGGGTCTTCGAAAGGCGGGACGTCATTTTTGCCGCCGTCCGTCCCGGCCATTCTTTTTTTGACGTTCTCCGGAGTCCACGGGAAAGTCCGGTCAAGGAAGTGCGGGTCATGGGGATGGTCCGCGACCCCCGTCCCCTGAACCGGGTCTATGATCCCGGCAGTCCCGACGCGGACCGTTCCGGCTATGTCCTGCGCCCGAACGTCAGCAAGCTTGAGGAGATGGTCAATCTGCTCGATGCCTCCCGGGCGTATGAATCCAACTTGACGGCACTCGACGACACCAAGCAGATGGCCCGGAAAGATCTGACCATTCATGTCTGA
- the fliE gene encoding flagellar hook-basal body complex protein FliE: protein MIDDSLHARSILPAGELSPAERNDTPGKTTGGESGEASFLHVLKDSMEKVNQMQNAADKTIQDFSTGQDGVTLHQTMVAMAQADVSFQLMMQVRDRIVRAYQDVMNMPM from the coding sequence ATGATCGACGATTCGCTTCATGCGCGAAGCATCCTCCCCGCCGGAGAGTTGTCCCCGGCGGAAAGAAACGACACGCCCGGAAAGACAACCGGCGGGGAGTCGGGAGAAGCCTCCTTTCTCCATGTTCTGAAGGATTCGATGGAGAAGGTGAACCAGATGCAGAATGCGGCGGACAAAACAATCCAGGACTTTTCCACCGGACAGGACGGCGTGACGCTTCATCAGACGATGGTCGCCATGGCGCAGGCCGATGTTTCCTTCCAGTTGATGATGCAGGTCCGGGACCGCATTGTGCGTGCCTATCAGGATGTCATGAATATGCCGATGTAA
- a CDS encoding sigma-54 interaction domain-containing protein gives MSVAFIGGSDPIRRLLALVERVARTDSTLLITGESGTGKERIARMIHEKSPRGRYPFVPVNCGAIPDGLIESELFGHEKGAFTGAVSQRSGRFELAEGGTLFLDEIGELPLSLQVKLLRVLQEKVYERVGGSQPRKANVRILAATHRNLEQMVREDLFREDLFYRLSVIPVDIPLLRLRVTDISLLLDFFVNRWVEEGRGDPIRFSPEALRRLCLYEWPGNIRELENLVERFLVLKGGETIELSDLPEKILGGTSTGSTSSDGPGNRDTRDAGTSAGRPLDLADLLEGESIDMPAYFLRLERAMIEKALARFSGNKTRAAAFLGINRTTLIEKLKRLEGLPPDHT, from the coding sequence ATGTCCGTCGCGTTCATTGGAGGCTCTGACCCCATCCGTCGCCTTCTGGCTCTGGTGGAACGGGTGGCCAGGACGGATTCCACCCTCCTGATCACGGGGGAAAGCGGAACCGGAAAAGAGCGAATCGCACGGATGATTCACGAGAAAAGTCCCCGCGGACGCTACCCTTTCGTTCCCGTCAACTGCGGAGCCATTCCGGACGGACTGATCGAGAGCGAACTGTTCGGTCACGAAAAGGGAGCCTTCACCGGAGCGGTCAGCCAGCGGTCCGGCCGCTTCGAACTGGCGGAGGGGGGAACCCTGTTTCTGGACGAGATCGGAGAACTCCCCCTGTCCCTTCAGGTGAAGCTTCTGCGGGTTTTGCAGGAAAAAGTCTATGAGAGAGTCGGCGGGAGCCAGCCCCGCAAGGCCAACGTCCGCATTCTGGCAGCGACCCACCGGAATCTGGAGCAGATGGTCCGGGAGGATCTCTTCCGCGAAGATCTCTTTTACCGTCTGTCGGTCATTCCTGTCGATATTCCTCTCTTGCGCCTGCGTGTCACCGATATCAGCCTGCTTCTCGACTTTTTTGTGAACCGCTGGGTTGAGGAAGGTCGGGGGGACCCCATCCGTTTTTCTCCGGAAGCCCTCCGTCGGTTGTGTTTGTACGAATGGCCCGGAAACATCCGCGAACTTGAAAATCTGGTCGAACGCTTTCTTGTCCTCAAGGGAGGCGAGACGATTGAGCTTTCGGATCTTCCCGAAAAGATTCTTGGAGGAACCTCCACCGGGTCAACGTCGTCCGACGGTCCGGGAAATCGGGACACCCGGGATGCCGGCACATCCGCCGGCAGGCCATTGGACCTGGCAGACCTTCTGGAAGGGGAAAGCATCGATATGCCGGCTTATTTTCTCCGGCTTGAACGGGCCATGATCGAAAAAGCGCTTGCCCGCTTTTCCGGAAACAAGACCCGGGCGGCGGCTTTCCTCGGGATCAACCGGACAACCCTGATCGAGAAATTGAAGCGGCTCGAAGGACTGCCTCCAGACCACACCTGA
- the flgB gene encoding flagellar basal body rod protein FlgB, which translates to MAHVHLFDRTIDLLGKDLDIRSRRHLLLVSNVANQDTPGYQARDLSFKGELAKALQKDSREDLDRVEGSLVLNPDETVGNDLNTVNIEMEMEKIASNTGNYNAAASMVAWKYRMMGDAIRGEGR; encoded by the coding sequence ATGGCACATGTTCACCTGTTTGACCGGACGATCGATCTGTTGGGAAAGGACCTGGACATCCGGAGCCGTCGCCATCTCCTTCTGGTATCGAATGTGGCCAACCAGGATACGCCCGGTTATCAGGCCCGGGACTTGTCGTTCAAAGGCGAGTTGGCGAAAGCACTTCAAAAGGACAGCCGGGAAGATCTCGACAGGGTCGAAGGATCCTTGGTCCTCAATCCGGACGAGACCGTGGGGAATGATCTCAACACCGTCAACATCGAGATGGAGATGGAAAAAATTGCCTCCAATACCGGGAACTACAATGCCGCCGCGTCGATGGTGGCCTGGAAGTACCGGATGATGGGCGATGCCATCCGCGGAGAAGGGAGATAG
- the fliG gene encoding flagellar motor switch protein FliG: MAKRKLTGLEKAAIFVATVGPDAAAEILKNLEPKEVALISNLITQMGDIQQEEVDAVLDEFSMLYKMTRGLPNTGEKYMRAILEKSLGKEQADKILEMMNDQEGSSLQSLKWMDPKSIANLIRQEHPQTIALVLSYLSPGQTSSVLSYLPELLRADVVFRMATLDDINPQVLRDLEEVLSTEMQMMGAARSSGGASRIEKVASLLNEMDRSSAEVVLDYVSQNDQTLAEQIRSLMFVFDDLLMVDNRGIQAILQAIPRESLVKALRGASEQIREKFLSNMSTRAQTVLKDDMESMGGIPLREVESAQAEILKIVRRLEGEGKLVIAGRGGEKIV, from the coding sequence GTGGCCAAGAGAAAACTGACGGGTCTTGAAAAGGCAGCGATCTTTGTCGCGACCGTCGGCCCGGACGCCGCGGCGGAAATCCTGAAGAATCTGGAGCCCAAAGAAGTGGCTCTGATCAGCAATCTGATCACCCAGATGGGCGATATCCAGCAGGAGGAAGTCGACGCCGTTCTGGACGAATTCTCCATGCTGTACAAGATGACCCGCGGATTGCCCAACACCGGCGAAAAGTATATGCGGGCCATTCTCGAGAAGTCTCTCGGAAAGGAACAGGCGGACAAGATTCTCGAGATGATGAACGATCAGGAAGGCAGCAGTCTGCAGTCGCTGAAATGGATGGATCCCAAATCCATCGCCAACCTGATCCGCCAGGAGCACCCCCAGACGATCGCTCTCGTGCTCAGCTATTTGAGTCCGGGGCAGACATCCAGCGTTCTGTCCTATCTGCCGGAGCTGCTGCGGGCCGATGTGGTCTTCCGGATGGCCACGCTCGATGACATCAACCCGCAGGTTCTTCGCGATCTCGAGGAAGTGTTGTCAACCGAGATGCAGATGATGGGAGCGGCCCGCTCCAGCGGAGGAGCGAGCCGGATCGAAAAAGTGGCGAGTCTCCTGAACGAAATGGACCGGTCTTCGGCGGAAGTGGTTCTGGATTACGTGAGTCAGAACGACCAGACGCTCGCGGAGCAGATCCGGTCGCTGATGTTCGTGTTCGACGATCTTCTCATGGTGGACAACCGGGGAATCCAGGCGATTCTGCAGGCCATCCCCCGGGAATCTCTGGTCAAGGCCCTCCGGGGGGCTTCGGAGCAGATCCGCGAGAAGTTCCTGTCGAACATGTCCACGCGGGCCCAGACGGTGCTGAAGGACGACATGGAATCCATGGGAGGGATCCCGCTTCGGGAGGTCGAGTCCGCCCAGGCCGAAATTCTGAAGATCGTCCGCCGTCTCGAAGGAGAAGGAAAGCTTGTCATCGCCGGTCGCGGAGGCGAAAAAATCGTCTAG
- a CDS encoding tetratricopeptide repeat protein, which yields MGPRRFEHVRKTGFWTAVVLLLFLSALSAGKAQPSDASSVLRIPLGSDAILYHKALHFFSQGDYPRSRKYARRILREHPHSVETGPAWLLLARIQARLAEDRARSRKERFRAMRTALRFFWRAHDALPHGWDQGRVSYRMGRMMDKMGFYPEAKGYLELSVREAPSGPRFFSSRLLLAEILRKEGHIRQARRVVDRLTARMELENPGRKDTTLPLLYERARIALVQDRVPEAGRDLTRALALDGAYPYKHPEDLFTLALYADRIAHPRRAFALYREFRRFGSESPLVPEALYRMAILSGKLGKPLSMEARLLEVVHEYPTTRWADRARLEIARLEGAREQDRFSPGQPHRKSPLDKKIERLLEVNLKNGSVSSRVLSLSMTAPLLASRGQWEEALRTLHRIQSDTDPGSPEGLRLSGLETALVSGWILHQKDPFHPGRIQKIVRSYGYALKPVIRDPRPTPFEIEGEGNVPEAYRLEGEAFARSGDTGAAIRWYRKALEVAGLKVRVRTLENLVRLETKKGNPSRAWVDGQTLLDALSPSSPERPVWMGRLASLARKMGETQQEETLLREKIRDYPQDDSSGRTLVRLFVIDREEGDTARAERDANLARVFLDDTRDPDDRKALGNLLYRWGKMERDLHHPERAYRLLEAFQKTFPEDPRRGWAIYQLGNLALVRGDPEKARQWFLKVARDQSGSSLGRVARERAQGIRLEQDMAARGY from the coding sequence TTGGGTCCACGCCGTTTTGAACATGTCCGGAAAACGGGTTTCTGGACAGCGGTTGTCCTGCTGCTTTTCCTCTCTGCGCTTTCTGCGGGAAAAGCGCAACCGTCCGACGCCTCTTCTGTTCTGCGGATTCCTCTCGGTTCCGATGCGATTCTGTACCACAAAGCCCTTCATTTCTTTTCCCAGGGAGATTATCCACGCTCCCGGAAATATGCGCGACGGATTCTCAGAGAGCACCCCCACTCTGTTGAAACGGGGCCGGCGTGGCTGTTGTTGGCCCGGATCCAGGCCCGTTTAGCGGAAGATCGCGCGCGTTCCCGCAAAGAGCGTTTTCGGGCCATGAGAACGGCCCTGCGCTTTTTCTGGAGGGCGCACGATGCTCTTCCTCACGGATGGGACCAGGGACGCGTTTCCTACCGGATGGGTCGCATGATGGACAAGATGGGGTTTTACCCGGAAGCGAAAGGCTATCTCGAGTTGTCCGTCCGGGAAGCGCCTTCCGGCCCCCGTTTTTTCTCCAGTCGCCTGCTTCTTGCGGAAATTCTGCGAAAAGAAGGCCACATCCGGCAGGCCAGGAGAGTCGTCGACCGGTTGACCGCGCGCATGGAACTCGAGAATCCCGGGAGGAAGGACACCACTCTCCCTCTCCTCTACGAACGGGCGCGAATTGCGCTCGTTCAGGACCGGGTTCCGGAGGCCGGGAGGGATCTGACGCGGGCGCTTGCCCTGGACGGAGCCTATCCCTACAAACATCCGGAGGACCTCTTCACCCTTGCCCTGTATGCCGACCGGATAGCGCATCCCCGTCGCGCTTTTGCCCTGTATCGCGAATTCCGGCGTTTTGGATCAGAGAGCCCGCTTGTCCCCGAAGCTCTTTACCGGATGGCCATCCTTTCCGGAAAACTTGGAAAACCCCTGTCGATGGAAGCCCGTCTTCTCGAGGTGGTCCACGAATACCCCACGACGAGATGGGCGGATCGGGCCCGACTCGAGATTGCGCGCCTCGAGGGCGCGAGAGAGCAGGATCGCTTTTCGCCGGGTCAACCGCATCGCAAGAGTCCCCTGGACAAAAAGATCGAGCGGTTGCTCGAAGTCAACCTGAAAAACGGATCGGTCTCCTCACGGGTGCTGTCCTTGTCGATGACCGCCCCTCTTCTGGCCAGTCGCGGTCAATGGGAAGAAGCGTTGCGCACGCTTCACCGGATTCAGTCCGACACCGATCCCGGGTCTCCCGAAGGGTTGAGGCTCTCCGGTCTCGAGACAGCCCTGGTTTCCGGATGGATCCTGCACCAGAAAGATCCGTTTCATCCCGGCAGGATTCAAAAAATCGTCCGGAGCTACGGGTATGCCCTGAAACCGGTCATACGGGATCCTCGTCCTACGCCGTTTGAGATCGAAGGGGAAGGGAATGTTCCCGAAGCCTATCGCCTCGAAGGAGAGGCTTTTGCCAGGTCCGGAGACACCGGCGCCGCCATCCGGTGGTATCGGAAAGCGCTGGAGGTTGCCGGGTTGAAGGTTCGTGTCCGGACTCTGGAGAACCTTGTCCGGCTCGAAACAAAAAAAGGAAACCCTTCTCGCGCCTGGGTGGACGGACAGACTCTTCTCGACGCTCTTTCCCCCTCGTCTCCCGAACGACCTGTCTGGATGGGCCGTCTGGCGAGTCTGGCCCGAAAAATGGGAGAGACTCAGCAGGAAGAGACGCTTTTGCGGGAGAAAATCCGGGACTATCCCCAGGACGATTCCTCCGGGCGGACTCTCGTCCGTCTCTTTGTCATCGACCGGGAAGAAGGGGATACCGCCCGGGCCGAACGCGACGCGAACCTGGCCCGGGTGTTCCTGGACGACACCCGGGATCCGGACGATCGCAAGGCGCTCGGAAACCTCTTGTACCGCTGGGGCAAAATGGAGCGGGATCTCCATCATCCGGAAAGAGCCTATCGTCTTCTGGAGGCCTTTCAGAAAACGTTTCCGGAGGATCCGCGCAGAGGATGGGCGATCTACCAGCTGGGCAATCTCGCGCTCGTCCGGGGAGATCCGGAAAAGGCCAGACAGTGGTTTTTGAAGGTGGCCCGGGATCAATCCGGCTCCTCTCTCGGAAGAGTGGCGCGGGAACGGGCGCAAGGCATTCGCCTGGAACAGGATATGGCCGCACGCGGCTATTGA
- a CDS encoding sensor histidine kinase, which produces MPGELQERQNVSVLSEAFSTFREASDRLVSTYQGLEAKIAELSRVIREKDRALDSQGQFLDAVLKSLSTGVVVLTTGGRILWSNPRVAEWVGEQESDILGVLVDWGVWPVSDALSQTPVLWKGRSLIVNHSVVQDREGRPAGHVLILTDRTRIREMEEEVSRDRRLKEMGEMVATIAHELRNPLGSLEIFASLAQKEVSPGTPLSDWVGYMRVQVGRLDRLIGNLLSYTRPPEIVLDRMVMGEFLSRAEADFRRILEMRSRAGDPQIHLKVGGDMNAVIEADEALLYQALYNLVTNSFQVLEGRPDAAVIVEGRVSEDGTVSLSVEDNGPGISEAAKDHVCAPFFSTRPKGTGLGLSIVHNIAEAHKGSMAFDSRPGRTVFQVRFPAGKKAACPESAGRDKREVAS; this is translated from the coding sequence ATGCCCGGTGAGCTTCAGGAACGACAAAACGTGTCGGTGCTGTCGGAAGCGTTTTCAACCTTTCGGGAGGCTTCCGACAGGCTGGTCAGCACCTATCAGGGGCTCGAGGCAAAAATCGCCGAGCTGTCCCGCGTCATCCGGGAAAAGGACCGTGCGCTCGACAGCCAGGGGCAGTTTCTGGACGCGGTTTTGAAGAGTTTGTCCACCGGTGTCGTCGTTCTGACGACGGGAGGACGGATCCTCTGGAGCAATCCCCGGGTCGCGGAATGGGTCGGGGAGCAGGAGTCGGACATTCTGGGGGTCCTTGTCGACTGGGGGGTCTGGCCCGTCTCGGATGCTCTGTCCCAGACCCCGGTGCTCTGGAAAGGCCGTTCCCTGATCGTCAACCATTCGGTGGTGCAGGACCGGGAAGGGCGTCCGGCCGGACATGTCCTGATCCTGACGGACCGGACGCGGATCCGGGAAATGGAGGAAGAGGTGTCCCGGGATCGCCGATTGAAAGAGATGGGGGAAATGGTGGCCACGATCGCGCATGAACTGCGCAATCCTCTGGGAAGCCTGGAAATCTTCGCCTCCCTTGCCCAGAAGGAGGTTTCTCCGGGAACGCCCCTTTCCGACTGGGTCGGATATATGCGGGTCCAGGTCGGTCGTCTCGACCGGCTGATCGGAAACCTTCTCTCCTATACCCGACCTCCGGAAATCGTTCTCGACCGGATGGTGATGGGAGAGTTTTTATCCCGCGCCGAAGCCGACTTCCGCCGCATTCTGGAAATGCGCTCGAGAGCCGGTGATCCGCAGATCCACCTGAAGGTCGGGGGGGATATGAACGCGGTGATCGAAGCCGACGAAGCGCTCTTGTACCAGGCGCTCTACAATTTGGTGACCAACTCCTTTCAGGTTCTGGAAGGGCGTCCGGATGCAGCGGTCATTGTGGAAGGGAGAGTTTCGGAGGACGGTACCGTCAGCTTATCGGTGGAAGACAATGGACCCGGGATTTCCGAAGCGGCCAAGGATCATGTCTGCGCTCCGTTTTTTTCCACCCGGCCGAAAGGGACCGGGTTGGGATTGTCGATCGTCCACAACATCGCGGAAGCTCACAAGGGCTCGATGGCATTTGACTCCCGCCCCGGCCGGACCGTTTTTCAGGTGCGCTTTCCTGCCGGGAAGAAGGCGGCTTGCCCGGAAAGCGCGGGAAGGGACAAGAGGGAGGTGGCGTCGTGA